A part of Myxococcus landrumus genomic DNA contains:
- a CDS encoding type I polyketide synthase encodes MTMSIPEDSHDHGARLARALVALEKMQARLEASEREKREPIAIIGMACRMPGGANSPEALWELLRDGRDAIVEVPADRWSVDDYFDPDPNAEGKMYTRWGGFLKGVRLDELDARFFGIAPREAASMDPQQRLMLEVTWEALANAGQAPERIANSLTGVFVGVMLNDYAQLQAHQADPALLDAYLAFGNDTSFMAGRLSYILGAQGPSMAVNTACSASLVTVHLACQSLRSRESNMAIAGGVNVMLAPDGHIVSSRLRSQSPTGRCKTFDASADGYVRGEGCGVVVLKRLSDALADKDPVLAIIRGSAVNHDGPSGGLTVPSGPAQEGVIRKALACAGVEPTRVSYVEAHGTGTPLGDPIEVRALQKVFAPGRERSHPLRLGSIKTNIGHLEAAAGIAGLMKVVLMLQHREIPPHLHLQAPNKAIAWEELPLAIPTQVQPWEVESGTRMAGISSFGLSGINAHLIVEEAPAREHPASSPEVPEPLARLLPLSARDEKALRVLAAEHQSLLMRDEGRLEDLCYTASVRRGHDEHRLTVVGRTRAELADHLGAFLAGEPCPAMAHRRASPHRPKVVFVFPGQGSQWPGMARALMREAPAFRATLEACDQVMRAHVEGSLMAVLSGEADPSPLEDIGFLQPVLFSISVALAAQWRAWGIEPDAVVGHSMGEVAAAHVAGVLSLEDAMRVICRRSALLRRIRGKGGMALVEVSLEEARAVLVGFEDRLSIAASNGPTTTVLAGDSDALKQVMERLQTRNVFCRAIKVDVASHSPQVEPLLPELVDLLAGLQPRAASLPVYSTVTGALTDGSDWDAAYWRRNLREPVLFSPVIEELLKRPASVFLELSPHPILAQSLERILGDAGSEGLVLPSLRRDEPELEVLLQSLGALHTAGHPIDWRALFPRAGACVRLPDYPWQRSRYWLELGTRAPRPVSPAKPRMERAVPASGQVAHPDGTPARFYDDSAERERVLAPDEVYLTFGIQRRHVTGFSWLKSVYGVSEQPSHAQVLLEGQRGLRSVLFRGVRWSSVSKVLDFGCGYASDLIALARKHPHLKLDGYTISGEQASIDAERIHARELQDRVRVFARDSAKDPFPDHYDVAFGFEVATHVADKAALFSNLSQGLQNGGFLLLADFISNGVSAINVEETASYNVNAEEWAELLARNHFRLVESVDISREAATFLDDPAFDQNLALVAQRFPLSDLVKRNYEAMRNFGKALDKGLMSYALLVAQKDTYASGPYLARVNRAKLGALTPLSAFEEGGAWAAQLEEATEPAEREWLYELAWPAQSRRGAVKAEAAGCWLVLCDRTGTGEVLAERLRARGERCVLLHADPAWRTDGNSTLRPEDPSDWQQVLEALAAESGAPFRGVVHLWNLDLAGGAVPEASALRDALTLGCGSLLSLVRRLGGGLGANTRVWLVTRGAQAVAEKDSVSFAQSPIWGAGRVLALEHPELWGGLIDLSPVAHAAEVEALCDELCSSDGEDQVALRGGQRHVARLMRREPPPPREPAWRADGVYLITGGLGGLGLRTAKWLVARGVRHLVLAGRAEVPEAAVWDSLPDDSPHAVHVQGLRDLQAQGASVRYVRCDLGEPAQVRALVDTCGRGGVPLVGVLHAAGISAHHPWMETSPEVLASVFQAKALGAWLLHEFTRELPLHCFVLFSSASAVWGSQGMAAYAAANHFLDALAHHRKARGLPATSVNWGRWSEGGMAGSEEARRFFSQAGLEVVPTSAALSLLERLVGAGITQRTVAAVDWSRFKPLQEARRHRPWLEAIQVETRARPEPGAARPELLLRLEEAPSGRRLMVLQDYVRREAARVLGAEPATLEPRRGFFQLGMNSLMSIELKNHLERNLRHKLPSTVAFDHPSVAELTEYLSREVPALAALMAALPEPSAGEPPRVDPMLKDPAVLELLSEAGRMSEAALLSLTQSLSGEGSNE; translated from the coding sequence ATGACGATGAGCATCCCCGAGGATTCGCATGACCACGGTGCGCGCCTGGCTCGAGCCCTGGTCGCCCTGGAGAAGATGCAGGCACGGCTGGAGGCGAGCGAGCGCGAGAAGCGTGAACCCATCGCCATCATCGGCATGGCCTGCCGCATGCCAGGCGGAGCGAACAGCCCGGAGGCGCTCTGGGAGCTGTTGCGAGACGGGCGCGACGCCATCGTCGAAGTGCCCGCGGACCGCTGGTCCGTCGATGACTACTTCGACCCCGACCCGAACGCCGAGGGGAAGATGTACACGCGCTGGGGTGGGTTCCTGAAAGGAGTCCGCCTCGACGAGCTCGATGCCCGGTTCTTCGGCATCGCTCCGCGCGAAGCCGCGAGCATGGACCCTCAGCAGCGCTTGATGCTGGAGGTGACGTGGGAGGCGCTCGCCAACGCGGGGCAGGCGCCGGAGCGCATCGCGAACAGCCTCACGGGGGTGTTCGTCGGGGTGATGCTCAATGACTACGCCCAGCTCCAGGCGCATCAAGCGGACCCGGCGCTGCTGGATGCCTATCTGGCGTTTGGCAATGACACGAGCTTCATGGCTGGCCGGCTCTCGTACATCCTGGGCGCCCAGGGGCCGAGCATGGCGGTGAACACCGCGTGCTCCGCGTCGCTCGTGACGGTGCACCTGGCCTGTCAGAGCCTCCGCTCGCGCGAATCCAACATGGCCATCGCGGGCGGCGTGAATGTGATGCTGGCGCCGGACGGGCACATCGTCTCGTCCCGGCTCCGCTCGCAGTCACCCACGGGGCGCTGCAAGACGTTCGATGCCTCCGCGGATGGCTACGTGCGCGGCGAGGGCTGTGGCGTCGTCGTGCTCAAGCGCCTGTCCGATGCGCTGGCCGACAAGGACCCGGTGCTGGCCATCATCCGAGGGAGCGCGGTCAACCACGACGGCCCCAGCGGGGGCCTCACCGTGCCGAGTGGTCCCGCGCAAGAAGGGGTGATTCGCAAGGCGCTGGCGTGCGCGGGCGTGGAGCCGACGCGGGTCAGCTACGTCGAGGCCCATGGCACGGGGACTCCGCTCGGCGACCCGATAGAAGTCCGCGCGCTCCAGAAGGTCTTCGCGCCAGGTCGGGAGCGCTCACATCCGCTCCGTCTGGGCTCCATCAAGACGAACATCGGACACCTGGAGGCGGCGGCGGGCATCGCCGGACTCATGAAGGTGGTGCTGATGCTCCAGCACCGGGAGATTCCACCCCATCTCCACCTCCAGGCGCCCAACAAGGCCATCGCCTGGGAAGAACTTCCCCTCGCGATTCCCACCCAGGTGCAGCCGTGGGAGGTGGAGTCCGGGACGAGGATGGCGGGCATCAGCTCCTTCGGGCTGAGCGGCATCAACGCCCATCTCATCGTCGAGGAGGCGCCCGCGCGCGAGCACCCCGCGTCGTCACCCGAGGTCCCCGAGCCTCTTGCCCGGCTGTTGCCGCTGTCGGCGCGAGACGAGAAGGCGCTGCGCGTGCTCGCGGCGGAGCACCAATCGCTGTTGATGCGTGACGAGGGGCGGCTGGAGGACCTCTGCTACACGGCGAGCGTCCGGCGAGGCCACGACGAGCACCGCCTGACGGTGGTGGGACGGACACGCGCGGAGCTCGCGGACCACCTGGGTGCGTTCCTCGCGGGCGAGCCTTGTCCGGCGATGGCCCACCGGCGGGCCTCGCCGCACCGGCCGAAGGTGGTGTTCGTCTTCCCCGGGCAGGGCTCGCAGTGGCCGGGCATGGCGCGAGCGCTGATGCGGGAGGCGCCTGCGTTCCGCGCCACGCTGGAGGCGTGTGACCAGGTGATGCGAGCCCACGTCGAAGGCTCGCTCATGGCGGTGCTCTCGGGCGAGGCGGACCCGTCGCCGCTGGAGGACATCGGCTTTCTCCAGCCGGTGCTGTTCTCCATCTCGGTGGCGCTCGCGGCGCAGTGGCGCGCCTGGGGCATCGAGCCTGACGCCGTCGTCGGACACAGCATGGGCGAGGTGGCCGCGGCGCACGTCGCGGGCGTGCTGAGCCTGGAAGACGCCATGCGGGTCATCTGCCGGCGCAGCGCGCTGCTCCGGCGGATTCGCGGAAAGGGAGGCATGGCGTTGGTGGAGGTCTCCTTGGAGGAGGCGAGGGCCGTCCTCGTCGGCTTCGAGGACCGGCTCTCCATCGCCGCGAGCAATGGCCCCACGACCACGGTCCTGGCGGGAGACTCGGACGCCTTGAAGCAGGTCATGGAGCGGCTCCAGACGCGCAATGTCTTCTGCCGCGCCATCAAGGTCGACGTCGCCTCGCACTCACCTCAAGTGGAGCCGCTCTTGCCGGAGCTGGTGGACCTGCTTGCTGGACTCCAGCCGCGAGCCGCGAGCCTCCCGGTGTACTCCACCGTGACGGGCGCCCTGACGGATGGCTCGGACTGGGACGCGGCCTACTGGCGGCGCAACCTGCGCGAGCCGGTGTTGTTCTCTCCCGTCATCGAGGAGCTCCTGAAGCGTCCGGCGAGCGTCTTCCTCGAGCTCAGCCCTCACCCCATCCTGGCGCAGAGCCTTGAGCGCATCCTGGGGGACGCGGGCTCGGAGGGACTCGTGTTGCCCTCGCTGCGACGGGATGAGCCCGAGCTGGAGGTGCTCCTCCAATCCCTGGGTGCGTTGCACACGGCGGGACATCCCATCGACTGGCGAGCCCTGTTTCCGCGAGCGGGCGCGTGCGTGCGTCTGCCCGACTATCCCTGGCAGCGCTCGCGCTACTGGCTGGAGCTGGGAACGCGAGCACCTCGTCCGGTGTCGCCCGCGAAGCCTCGCATGGAGCGCGCTGTGCCGGCCTCCGGACAGGTGGCGCACCCGGATGGAACACCCGCTCGTTTCTACGACGACTCCGCGGAGCGGGAGCGCGTGCTGGCGCCCGACGAGGTCTACCTGACGTTCGGCATCCAGCGGCGGCACGTGACCGGGTTCTCCTGGCTCAAGAGTGTCTATGGCGTCTCGGAGCAACCCTCGCATGCTCAGGTGTTGCTCGAAGGCCAGCGCGGGCTGCGGTCCGTGTTGTTCCGAGGCGTGCGCTGGTCCTCGGTGAGCAAGGTGCTGGACTTTGGCTGCGGCTACGCCTCCGACCTCATCGCGCTCGCGCGGAAGCACCCGCACTTGAAGCTGGATGGCTACACCATCTCCGGTGAGCAGGCGTCCATCGACGCGGAGCGCATCCACGCTCGCGAGCTCCAGGACCGCGTCCGTGTCTTCGCGCGCGACAGCGCGAAGGACCCCTTTCCGGACCACTATGACGTGGCCTTCGGCTTCGAGGTCGCCACGCACGTCGCGGACAAGGCGGCGCTCTTCTCGAATCTCTCCCAGGGGCTCCAGAACGGTGGGTTCCTGCTCCTGGCGGACTTCATCTCGAATGGGGTCTCCGCCATCAACGTCGAGGAGACGGCCTCGTACAACGTCAACGCCGAGGAGTGGGCGGAGCTGCTGGCGCGAAACCACTTCCGCCTCGTGGAGAGCGTGGACATCAGCCGCGAGGCCGCCACCTTCCTCGATGACCCCGCGTTCGACCAGAACCTGGCGCTCGTGGCCCAGCGCTTCCCGCTCAGCGACCTGGTGAAGCGGAACTACGAGGCCATGCGCAACTTCGGCAAGGCACTCGACAAGGGGCTGATGAGCTATGCCCTGCTGGTCGCGCAGAAGGACACCTACGCGAGCGGGCCGTATCTGGCGCGGGTGAATCGCGCGAAGCTCGGTGCGCTGACGCCGCTGTCCGCCTTCGAGGAGGGGGGCGCCTGGGCGGCCCAGCTCGAGGAGGCGACGGAGCCCGCCGAGCGCGAGTGGTTGTACGAGCTGGCGTGGCCGGCACAATCGCGGCGTGGCGCGGTGAAGGCCGAGGCGGCGGGATGCTGGCTGGTGCTCTGCGACCGCACGGGCACGGGAGAGGTGCTGGCCGAGCGGCTGCGTGCACGAGGCGAGCGCTGCGTGCTGCTCCATGCGGACCCGGCTTGGCGCACGGACGGCAACAGCACCCTCCGTCCGGAGGACCCTTCGGACTGGCAGCAGGTTCTCGAGGCCCTGGCCGCGGAGAGTGGCGCGCCCTTCCGAGGCGTGGTGCACCTGTGGAACCTGGACCTGGCGGGTGGCGCTGTCCCGGAGGCCTCGGCGTTGCGTGATGCGCTGACGCTGGGGTGCGGGAGCTTGCTGTCACTGGTGCGCCGACTGGGTGGTGGGCTCGGGGCGAACACCCGGGTGTGGCTGGTGACGCGGGGCGCGCAGGCGGTCGCGGAGAAGGACTCCGTCTCCTTCGCGCAGTCGCCCATCTGGGGCGCGGGCCGGGTCCTCGCGCTGGAGCATCCGGAGCTGTGGGGAGGGCTCATCGACCTCTCACCGGTGGCGCATGCGGCGGAGGTCGAGGCGCTGTGCGATGAGCTGTGTTCCTCCGATGGCGAGGACCAGGTCGCGCTTCGCGGAGGCCAGCGTCACGTGGCCCGGTTGATGCGCCGGGAGCCTCCGCCTCCGCGAGAGCCAGCCTGGCGCGCGGATGGTGTCTATCTCATCACCGGAGGACTGGGCGGGCTCGGCCTGCGGACGGCGAAGTGGCTCGTGGCCCGGGGTGTCCGCCATCTCGTCCTCGCCGGACGTGCCGAGGTGCCGGAGGCGGCGGTCTGGGACTCGCTGCCTGACGACAGTCCCCACGCGGTCCACGTCCAGGGGCTTCGAGACCTCCAGGCCCAGGGGGCCTCCGTTCGGTACGTGCGGTGCGACCTGGGGGAGCCCGCGCAGGTCCGCGCGCTCGTGGACACCTGCGGGCGCGGCGGAGTCCCGCTCGTGGGCGTGCTCCACGCCGCGGGGATATCCGCGCACCACCCATGGATGGAGACGAGTCCGGAGGTCCTCGCCTCCGTGTTTCAAGCCAAGGCCCTGGGCGCGTGGCTGTTGCATGAGTTCACGCGGGAACTGCCGCTGCACTGCTTCGTGCTGTTCTCCTCCGCGTCGGCCGTCTGGGGCTCACAGGGCATGGCCGCCTATGCCGCGGCGAACCACTTCCTCGACGCGCTGGCACACCACCGGAAGGCACGAGGACTCCCCGCGACGAGCGTCAACTGGGGCCGCTGGAGCGAGGGCGGCATGGCGGGCTCGGAGGAGGCTCGGCGCTTCTTCTCGCAGGCGGGCCTGGAGGTGGTGCCGACGTCCGCGGCGCTCTCGTTGCTGGAGCGGCTGGTGGGCGCGGGAATCACCCAGCGGACCGTGGCGGCGGTGGACTGGAGCCGCTTCAAGCCGCTCCAGGAGGCGCGGCGCCATCGCCCGTGGCTCGAAGCCATCCAGGTGGAGACGCGAGCGCGTCCGGAGCCGGGGGCCGCGCGACCGGAGCTGCTGTTGCGGTTGGAAGAGGCGCCCTCGGGCCGTCGTCTCATGGTGCTCCAGGACTACGTCCGTCGCGAGGCCGCGAGGGTGTTGGGGGCGGAGCCGGCGACACTGGAGCCTCGGCGGGGCTTCTTCCAGTTGGGGATGAACTCGCTGATGTCCATCGAGCTGAAGAACCACCTCGAGCGGAACCTGCGGCACAAGCTGCCGTCCACGGTGGCCTTCGACCATCCCTCCGTCGCGGAGCTGACCGAGTACCTGTCGCGGGAGGTTCCCGCGCTCGCGGCGCTCATGGCCGCGCTGCCGGAGCCGTCCGCCGGCGAGCCACCGCGTGTGGACCCCATGTTGAAGGACCCGGCTGTTCTCGAACTGCTGAGCGAGGCGGGGCGGATGTCGGAAGCCGCGCTGCTCTCGCTCACCCAATCGCTGTCAGGTGAGGGCTCAAATGAGTGA